A single window of Drosophila suzukii chromosome 3, CBGP_Dsuzu_IsoJpt1.0, whole genome shotgun sequence DNA harbors:
- the LOC108007112 gene encoding tRNA (guanine(37)-N(1))-methyltransferase — protein MFNEQIDPSTPLETLRHPPKTLENPRILVARVWMFIVGKLKVPGLTIIPSRLRHYFRNMDAKELQPPNSVRGMQELQRDQFRKSVQVPRLRVPESQVQRVMPLIKKFLLKMEHLHPVRAVDKSREILLHPTPVKSWESLPTEDLQKREVTSENFSFAEIELGYENWSANEILKSVLPTEEEGLTSYSRIGHIAHLNLRDHLLPYKQLIGQVLRDKLPNCRTVVNKASSIDNTYRNFQLELICGDPEYQVETKENGVPFEFDFSKVYWNPRLSTEHERIVKMLKSGDVLFDVFAGVGPFSVPAAKKRCDVLANDLNPESFHWLQHNAKRNKCLANIQTFNKDGRQFILEELREDLLKLLLTTDTTTYAIHITMNLPAMAVEFLDAFRGLYKAEELAELPENVSYPTVHVYSFAKGENTKELVRQLVEHNLGASLDENLLEGINFVRNVAPNKDMYRVSFKLSLNLLTTSKEIEIKRKRCAEEEEVAVTKVKCV, from the coding sequence ATGTTCAATGAACAGATAGATCCTTCCACACCATTAGAAACTCTCCGACATCCCCCAAAAACACTAGAAAATCCGAGAATCTTGGTCGCACGTGTTTGGATGTTTATAGTGGGTAAATTGAAGGTCCCGGGATTAACGATTATACCGAGTCGTTTACGTCACTACTTTCGGAACATGGACGCCAAGGAACTCCAGCCTCCCAACTCGGTGCGCGGAATGCAGGAGCTCCAAAGGGATCAGTTCCGGAAGAGCGTCCAGGTGCCCAGATTACGGGTTCCCGAGTCTCAAGTGCAACGCGTGATGCCGCTAATCAAGAAGTTCCTGCTCAAGATGGAGCACCTGCATCCTGTCCGAGCTGTGGATAAATCCCGGGAGATCCTGCTGCATCCAACACCTGTCAAGAGCTGGGAATCCCTGCCCACAGAAGATCTGCAAAAGCGGGAAGTCACCTCTGAGAACTTCTCGTTCGCCGAAATAGAGCTGGGCTATGAAAACTGGAGTGCCAACGAGATCTTGAAAAGTGTGCTGCCCACGGAGGAGGAAGGTCTCACCTCCTACTCCCGCATTGGCCACATTGCCCATCTCAATCTGCGGGATCACCTGCTGCCTTATAAGCAGCTCATCGGCCAGGTACTCCGCGACAAACTGCCAAATTGCCGCACGGTGGTCAACAAAGCATCCTCCATTGACAACACCTACCGCAACTTCCAGCTAGAGCTGATCTGCGGAGACCCTGAGTACCAGGTAGAGACCAAGGAGAACGGTGTGCCATTCGAGTTTGACTTCTCCAAGGTGTATTGGAATCCCCGCCTCTCCACGGAGCACGAAAGGATTGTCAAAATGCTGAAATCGGGAGATGTTCTCTTTGACGTATTTGCTGGTGTGGGTCCGTTCAGTGTTCCTGCTGCCAAGAAGCGCTGCGATGTCCTGGCCAATGACCTGAATCCCGAGAGCTTCCACTGGCTGCAACATAATGCCAAGAGAAATAAGTGCCTGGCTAATATACAAACGTTTAACAAGGATGGCAGGCAGTTTATACTCGAAGAGCTGCGGGAGGatttgctaaagcttctgcTGACCACAGATACCACCACCTATGCCATCCATATAACAATGAACCTACCAGCTATGGCTGTGGAGTTCCTAGATGCATTTCGTGGCCTCTACAAAGCAGAAGAACTGGCTGAGTTGCCGGAAAACGTGTCCTATCCCACTGTTCATGTTTACTCCTTTGCCAAGGGTGAGAACACCAAGGAGTTGGTGCGCCAACTGGTGGAGCACAATCTGGGTGCCAGCCTAGACGAAAACCTGCTCGAGGGAATCAACTTTGTGAGGAATGTGGCCCCCAACAAGGACATGTACAGAGTTTCCTTTAAGCTATCCCTTAACTTGCTAACCACCTCAAAAGAGATTGAAATCAAGAGAAAGCGTTgtgcggaggaggaggaggtggccGTCACCAAAGTGAAATGTGTTTGA
- the LOC108007113 gene encoding tRNA (guanine(37)-N(1))-methyltransferase, translated as MGRNKANNKKVTPGAAKPKTALNKSKKAKNVFKVADGNKGKGKKPKEVQGKLKQIKESVKAKQEKVDASLKTLHKDLVVKKPKAPVAPIKNNKKKGANAQKVSDTLGKLKF; from the exons ATGGGTCGCAACAAGGCAAACAACAAAAAGGTGACTCCTGGAGCCGCCAAGCCAAAGACTGCGCTGAACAAGTCCAAGAAGGCCAAGAACGTATTCAAGGTGGCCGACGGGAACAAGGGCAAGGGTAAGAAGCCCAAGGAAGTGCAGGGCAAGCTCAAGCAG ATAAAGGAATCTGTAAAGGCCAAGCAGGAGAAGGTGGACGCCAGCCTGAAGACTCTGCACAAGGATCTGGTGGTGAAGAAGCCAAAAGCCCCAGTGGCACCCATTAAGAACAACAAGAAGAAGGGGGCCAATGCCCAGAAAGTGTCCGACACTTTGGGCAAACTCAAGTTCTAA
- the LOC118877254 gene encoding uncharacterized protein, translated as MSIALGCLFLITLASGSLAQWSPHLVPPTGGLLPQPPPATLAPPATLSQDLDEVQRLIQFKPLNQLLVRYLINDAQFQSFVRIINSNAAFTARWRLLSQPELIIFLQWTDQQLLASGGSFEMEEQRLKVSLLNQFPYWSGTVFGWQGFLNEAQLYFPLYAIRAHINAKVLQQGIFAQFWQRLQGLRVMYERWLTSVETSQVLAELQKAGIDTVQLDGIIREFFGWTSVNGTADSTTAAPVTPAAPTLIPGAVLPPVNAVPVVV; from the coding sequence ATGTCCATCGCTCTGGGCTGCCTCTTTCTGATCACCCTGGCCAGTGGATCCCTGGCACAGTGGTCTCCTCATCTGGTGCCTCCAACTGGTGGTCTTCTGCCGCAGCCTCCGCCCGCAACCTTGGCTCCACCGGCGACTTTATCCCAGGATCTGGATGAAGTCCAGCGTTTGATCCAGTTCAAGCCCTTGAACCAACTCTTGGTGCGCTACCTAATCAACGATGCCCAGTTCCAGTCCTTTGTGCGGATCATCAACAGCAATGCCGCATTCACCGCCCGCTGGCGTCTTCTCTCCCAGCCGGAGCTCATCATTTTCCTGCAGTGGACTGATCAGCAGCTCCTGGCCTCGGGTGGTTCCTTTGAGATGGAGGAGCAGAGGCTGAAGGTCAGTCTGTTGAACCAATTCCCCTACTGGTCCGGCACAGTCTTCGGCTGGCAGGGATTCCTCAACGAGGCGCAGCTCTACTTTCCGCTGTATGCCATTCGGGCGCACATCAATGCCAAAGTGCTGCAACAGGGCATCTTCGCCCAGTTCTGGCAAAGATTACAAGGTTTAAGGGTGATGTATGAACGCTGGTTGACCTCCGTGGAAACTTCCCAAGTGCTGGCTGAACTTCAGAAGGCTGGCATCGATACCGTCCAGTTGGATGGCATCATCCGAGAGTTTTTCGGCTGGACTTCTGTAAATGGAACTGCAGATTCTACCACTGCCGCACCTGTAACTCCAGCTGCCCCCACATTAATCCCGGGTGCTGTTTTACCACCTGTAAACGCTGTTCCTGTGGTTGTCTAG
- the MnM gene encoding muscle M-line assembly protein unc-89 produces MGNQPGKLHTHPQSGRPKKAVHWKSAERPSPPGRPILTPVALPEQQPDVVNLRWDRPLHDGGSPITGYTVEHRRMGSPHWVRATPTPVDRCDVCISGLEPGWRYQFRCFAENIVGRSDASELSDPLTVTLQRNAITVPRFIDELVDTNAVEDERIEFRVRILGEPPPEINWFKDGYEIFSSRRTKIVNDNEASILVIHQVALTDEGEIKCTATNRAGHVITKARLMVQAPPKIRLPRTYEDGLIVEADEVLRLKVGVAGQPPPAITWLHEGEVIAPGGRFEITNTEKNSLLKIDNVLREDRGEYMVKAWNRLGEDSTSFLVTVTARPNPPGTPKLNMSFGKSATLSWTAPLDDGGCKIGNYIVEYFRVGWNVWLKAATTRALTTTLHDLIEGSEYKFRVKAENPYGLSEPSGESELLFIPDPKRGITKPKSATKIAGDEKDKPKGGDGAVQVPPRRKTLSPPRPHADAATGMSPKQSPSAKRKPKPQLIDNEQLTHEMSYGTSDQALKMDVRKSPSLSSADLVNKPATNSSSNPKLNLTLVTTTLAPLEKPSESSIPKSPKSPSTTSPLKLFNPKPSGAPKDRSPVPPRPQPLPTPPKEKPEKASPSSKRSLSPPNKRQPAPLRKSPTPPEPIKVTPALLRSEEPVQLGVNQNVRRFSGQTLSPARNVPTLALAVASGVSAVIGEKLPTIEISAPPTPQEEEVEPSMPEPLPKSQSNQRRFSRSADKHDEVHTSNEFMLVVFDKNSKVKDKDKQDSFELDLEDAIQPPPISISAPDLAFLEFTNLHTTFPLRRSVSSTELLYERAMARFYEAVELEQASKSRKTSQDKLATPAPHQTPANLRKRLGSISEAERLSFERRSELRRQSADMVSISRKWDSRENVNDLGNLTRIHTTGQLPLEPRKDLREQEEPEELEEEHLTESTADDSEDMDLDFDEDMDLEYQPQKQLQQQSSNDLGSDYTESTASSEQDSIEKFKMELLARTRSPSPRDLETYHPRTMGAGTFTPYRAPTPEQAAVVLNRPVPLPSPDFVPKPILKRSSNEHVEQSISPLPSGIGSDIPLTTSPPVPSTPTVTTSNPSTLKMDLAKGIKSFFSRDKRSATEKNTEANEEISNPLEKTNAAAIAADLEAKRRIKEEEEQRRREEERLMQEEAHAAVDHYSDLVREVGSSHKYHTPLYLDRDELKRAAAKAAAETDEEDMLSHAEELKKRLATGGESDDMFLAPPVVRERRLSISEREQLVHVRDAASNLAFHRLPDSGDAEQENESQPSQQDEEPEYPTVLVVPPPKSKNKSESETESFMSEMVEARPDARGRTRLVKVKRVIRRRVPSSTRSRDASLTRPPLPEVEGSPQTALILSAADRDLLQKAAALAILQSEEQAHEKVRSALSYCTDLVLFLVACYVYLFKDARLVLPILGLIIYRQLGEAVRGYVPGWLRRRIIGDGS; encoded by the exons ATGGGAAATCAGCCGGGAAAGCTGCACACGCATCCGCAGAGCGGTCGGCCCAAGAAGGCTGTCCACTGGAAGTCCGCAG AGCGACCTTCACCACCCGGCCGTCCCATCCTGACGCCAGTGGCCCTGCCGGAACAGCAACCGGACGTGGTGAACTTGCGCTGGGATCGACCACTACATGATGGGGGTTCCCCCATCACTGGCTATACGGTTGAGCACCGCCGCATGGGATCCCCCCACTGGGTGagggccacgcccactccggTCGATCGCTGCGATGTCTGCATCAGTGGACTGGAACCAGGATGGCGCTATCAATTTCGCTGTTTTGCCGAGAACATCGTGGGTCGATCCGATGCCAGCGAACTTTCCGATCCTCTGACAGTGACGCTCCAGCGGAATGCCATCACCGTGCCCCGCTTCATCGATGAACTGGTGGACACGAATGCAGTAGAGGATGAACGAATCGAGTTTCGAGTGCGCATCCTGGGCGAACCTCCGCCGGAAATCAATTGGTTCAAGGACGGCTACGAGATCTTCAGTAGTCGGCGCACCAAGATCGTGAATGACAATGAGGCCAGTATCCTGGTGATCCACCAGGTAGCCCTGACCGACGAGGGCGAGATCAAGTGCACGGCCACCAATCGAGCGGGTCATGTGATTACCAAAGCACGTTTGATGGTGCAGGCTCCGCCCAAGATACGATTGCCGCGCACCTACGAGGATGGACTGATTGTGGAGGCGGACGAGGTGCTGCGCCTTAAGGTGGGCGTGGCTGGACAACCACCACCAGCCATCACGTGGCTCCATGAGGGCGAGGTGATCGCTCCAGGTGGACGCTTTGAG ATAACCAACACTGAGAAGAACTCGCTGCTCAAGATCGACAATGTGCTGCGCGAGGATCGCGGCGAGTATATGGTGAAGGCTTGGAACCGACTGGGCGAGGATAGCACCTCCTTCCTGGTCACTGTGACGGCCAGACCCAATCCGCCGGGTACTCCCAAACTAAACATGTCCTTCGGCAAGtcggccaccctctcctggacTGCTCCACTTGACGACGGAGGATGCAAGATTGGAAACTACATAGTGGAATACTTCCGAGTGGGCTGGAACGTTTGGCTCAAGGCGGCCACCACCCGTGCACTGACCACCACGCTCCACGATCTGATTGAGGGTTCGGAGTACAAGTTCCGAGTGAAGGCGGAGAACCCCTATGGTCTAAGTGAACCCTCGGGAGAATCGGAACTGCTCTTCATCCCGGATCCCAAGAGGGGCATCACCAAGCCAAAGTCAGCTACCAAGATAGCAGGGGACGAGAAGGACAAGCCCAAAGGAGGAGATGGAGCGGTGCAGGTGCCACCACGTCGGAAGACCCTGTCGCCACCACGACCACATGCAGATGCCGCCACGGGCATGTCGCCCAAGCAGTCGCCCAGTGCCAAGCGGAAACCAAAGCCGCAGCTGATCGACAACGAGCAACTGACCCACGAGATGTCCTACGGCACCTCGGATCAGGCCTTGAAGATGGACGTGCGCAAGAGTCCTTCGCTGAGCAGTGCGGATTTGGTCAATAAACCCGCAACTAATAGCTCCTCCAATCCGAAGCTCAACTTGACGCTGGTGACCACCACATTGGCACCGTTGGAAAAGCCATCTGAATCCTCGATCCCCAAGTCACCCAAGTCCCCTTCAACTACATCTCCATTGAAACTATTTAATCCCAAGCCCTCGGGAGCACCAAAGGATAGGTCGCCCGTGCCGCCGAGGCCACAACCCTTGCCCACTCCGCCCAAGGAGAAGCCGGAGAAGGCGTCACCCAGTAGCAAGAGAAGCTTGAGTCCACCCAACAAGAGGCAGCCGGCTCCTCTGCGCAAGAGTCCAACTCCACCGGAACCCATTAAGGTAACACCAGCTCTGCTGAGGAGCGAGGAACCCGTTCAGCTGGGAGTCAACCAGAACGTAAGACGCTTCTCTGGCCAGACCCTAAGCCCGGCCAGAAATGTGCCCACTCTGGCCTTGGCCGTGGCATCCGGTGTGTCGGCTGTGATTGGTGAGAAGTTGCCCACCATCGAGATTAGTGCTCCACCAACGccgcaggaggaggaggtggagcCTTCCATGCCAGAACCTCTCCCGAAATCCCAGTCCAACCAAAGGCGCTTCTCCAGGTCAGCCGACAAGCACGACGAAGTCCACACCAGCAATGAGTTCATGCTGGTCGTCTTCGACAAGAACAGCAAGGTCAAGGATAAGGACA AACAAGATTCCTTTGAGCTGGACCTGGAGGACGCCATCCAGCCACCGCCCATTTCGATTTCAGCCCCGGATCTGGCCTTCCTGGAGTTCACCAACTTGCACACCACCTTCCCACTCCGCCGATCCGTTAGCTCCACGGAACTTTTGTACGAGCGGGCCATGGCAAGGTTCTATGAGGCAGTGGAGCTGGAGCAGGCTTCCAAATCCCGCAAGACATCGCAGGACAAACTGGCCACACCGGCTCCCCACCAGACGCCTGCTAATCTTCGCAAGCGTTTGGGCTCCATTTCGGAGGCGGAACGACTGTCCTTTGAGAGAAGGAGCGAACTACGTCGCCAGTCGGCGGATATGGTGTCAATATCGCGAAAATGGGATTCCAGGGAGAACGTCAACGACTTGGGTAACCTGACACGCATCCACACCACTGGACAATTGCCGCTGGAGCCACGAAAGGATCTGAGGGAGCAGGAGGAACCGGAGGAATTGGAGGAGGAACATTTGACGGAGAGTACGGCCGATGATAGCGAGGATATGGATCTGGATTTCGATGAGGATATGGATTTGGAGTACCAGCCGCAgaagcagctgcagcagcagtcCAGCAATGACCTCGGTTCGGATTATACGGAGAGCACTGCCTCCTCGGAGCAGGACTCCATCGAGAAGTTTAAGATGGAGCTGCTGGCGCGCACCCGGTCGCCCAGTCCCCGGGATCTGGAGACCTATCATCCGCGTACCATGGGCGCTGGAACCTTCACGCCCTACCGAGCTCCCACTCCGGAGCAGGCTGCCGTGGTGCTCAACCGTCCAGTGCCACTGCCCAGTCCAGATTTTGTGCCCAAACCAATCCTCAAGAGATCTTCCAATGAGCATGTGGAGCAGTCTATTAGTCCTTTGCCAAGTGGAATTGGAAGCGATATACCATTGACCACCAGTCCTCCAGTACCTTCGACGCCTACTGTAACTACCAGCAATCCCAGTACCCTCAAAATGGACCTGGCCAAGGGAATAAAGTCATTTTTCAGCCGCGACAAGAGATCAGCCACGGAGAAGAACACGGAGGCCAACGAGGAGATATCCAATCCGCTGGAGAAGACCAATGCTGCTGCCATTGCGGCGGACTTGGAGGCAAAGCGAAGGATtaaggaggaggaggagcagcgtCGCAGGGAGGAGGAACGTCTCATGCAGGAGGAGGCCCATGCCGCAGTGGATCACTACAGCGATCTGGTGAGGGAGGTGGGCAGTTCCCATAAGTACCATACACCCCTCTACCTGGATCGCGATGAACTGAAACGAGCGGCGGCCAAGGCGGCGGCAGAAACCGACGAGGAGGACATGCTCTCCCATGCGGAGGAGCTGAAGAAGAGACTCGCCACCGGTGGCGAAAGCGACGACATGTTTCTGGCCCCACCAGTGGTCAGGGAACGGCGGCTCTCCATCTCGGAACGGGAGCAACTGGTCCATGTGCGCGATGCAGCCAGCAATCTGGCATTCCACCGTTTGCCAGATAGTGGAGATGCGGAGCAGGAAAACGAATCCCAGCCATCGCAGCAGGATGAAGAGCCCGAATACCCCACTGTGCTGGTGGTGCCCCCACCTAAATCGAAGAACAAGAGCGAATCTGAGACTGAGAGCTTCATGAGCGAGATGGTGGAGGCTCGTCCAGATGCCAGGGGCAGGACTCGTTTGGTGAAGGTCAAGAGGGTGATTCGGCGGAGGGTTCCGTCCAGCACTCGATCGCGCGATGCCTCATTGACCAGACCTCCGCTTCCGGAAGTAGAGGGCAGTCCGCAGACAGCCCTAATCCTCTCCGCCGCCGACAGGGATTTGCTGCAGAAGGCAGCCGCTCTGGCCATCCTCCAGTCGGAGGAGCAGGCCCACGAGAAGGTCCGTTCGGCCCTCAGCTACTGCACGGATCTGGTCCTCTTCCTGGTCGCCTGCTATGTGTACTTGTTCAAGGACGCCCGCCTGGTCCTGCCCATCCTGGGCCTGATCATCTACCGGCAGCTGGGCGAGGCTGTGAGGGGCTATGTGCCCGGTTGGCTGCGTCGCAGGATCATCGGGGATGGTAGCTAG